A region of Silvimonas iriomotensis DNA encodes the following proteins:
- a CDS encoding DUF1007 family protein, whose product MPTACGFVDVLWLIKHAMLHSFRCWPLATLLLPALAQAHPHVWVTYDVAVQFRQGKIESLKERWVFDEDFTTAVLSDVAKDHKAGKPLTRAEAAKVKKGGFDNLQNYGYFQHVFIEKTPVNVKAPTDFVAKLEGNKMVYEFTLPLERPVDPHQGRVTLGFYDESFFVDYEPTRPTSVSLTGDGVGSCKLESFEDHAHPIFYGSVNPLVWKVIC is encoded by the coding sequence ATGCCCACCGCTTGCGGTTTTGTTGATGTTCTCTGGTTGATCAAACACGCCATGTTGCACTCGTTCCGTTGCTGGCCGCTGGCCACCTTGTTGCTGCCTGCGCTGGCCCAGGCCCATCCGCATGTCTGGGTAACTTATGACGTTGCCGTGCAGTTCAGGCAAGGCAAGATTGAATCGCTCAAAGAACGCTGGGTGTTTGATGAAGACTTCACCACGGCGGTGCTCAGTGATGTCGCCAAAGACCATAAGGCTGGCAAACCACTGACCCGCGCAGAAGCGGCGAAGGTGAAGAAGGGCGGTTTCGATAATCTGCAGAACTACGGTTACTTTCAGCACGTGTTTATCGAGAAAACGCCCGTCAACGTCAAAGCCCCCACAGACTTCGTGGCAAAGCTGGAAGGCAACAAGATGGTGTACGAGTTCACGCTGCCGCTGGAACGCCCGGTCGATCCGCATCAGGGCCGCGTGACGCTGGGGTTTTACGATGAGTCGTTCTTTGTGGATTACGAGCCGACCAGGCCGACCTCGGTCAGCCTGACCGGCGACGGGGTGGGCAGCTGCAAGCTGGAATCTTTTGAAGACCACGCCCACCCGATCTTTTACGGCTCGGTAAACCCGCTGGTATGGAAGGTGATTTGCTGA
- the pyk gene encoding pyruvate kinase: MQRSTKIVATLGPASNDAATLGRLVNAGVNMVRLNFSHGTAQDHMDRADLVRQEAAKANSPLAILVDLQGPKIRVRKFEDNKVDLQNGAAFILDAAFDGLGNIDRVGLDYKELPNDVSPGAILLLDDGRIVLEVTEVLGSEVHTRVKVGGILSNNKGINQQGGGLTAPALTAKDMEDIKTAAVIKADYVAVSFPKSGADMYMARTLLRAAGSKALLIAKIERTEAITNLEEILDASDGIMVARGDLAVEVGDAAVPALQKKMIKAARRKNKLTITATQMMESMISSPVPTRAEVSDVANAVLDGTDAVMLSAESASGKFPVETVEAMARICLEAEKSQDTRISDEVLKQGDFTRIDQSVAMAALFAAGHLKVKAIAALTQSGASALWLSRFISGVPVYALTPEADTYARLALFRDVYPFIMSYENANQEALLIRAELELIQRGVVQQGDLVVFTYGDVVGLGGSTNSLKIVKVGERRTR; the protein is encoded by the coding sequence ATGCAACGCAGCACAAAAATCGTGGCCACGCTGGGCCCGGCTTCCAACGACGCAGCCACGCTGGGCCGCCTGGTCAACGCCGGTGTGAACATGGTCCGGCTCAACTTCTCTCACGGGACGGCGCAAGACCATATGGATCGTGCCGATCTGGTCCGCCAGGAAGCCGCCAAGGCCAATTCGCCGCTCGCCATCCTGGTTGACCTGCAAGGCCCCAAGATTCGCGTGCGCAAGTTTGAAGACAACAAGGTGGATCTGCAGAATGGCGCCGCGTTCATTCTGGATGCCGCTTTTGACGGTCTGGGCAACATTGACCGCGTCGGTCTGGATTACAAAGAGCTGCCCAACGACGTATCGCCGGGCGCCATCCTGTTGCTGGACGACGGCCGCATTGTGCTGGAAGTCACCGAAGTCTTGGGCAGCGAAGTGCACACCCGCGTGAAAGTGGGCGGCATTCTGTCCAATAACAAGGGCATCAACCAGCAAGGTGGCGGCCTGACCGCGCCGGCGCTGACAGCCAAGGATATGGAAGACATCAAGACCGCTGCCGTGATCAAGGCGGATTACGTTGCTGTGTCTTTCCCCAAGAGCGGTGCTGACATGTACATGGCCCGCACCCTGCTGCGCGCTGCTGGCAGCAAGGCGTTGCTGATTGCCAAGATCGAACGGACCGAGGCCATCACCAACCTGGAAGAAATTCTGGATGCATCGGACGGTATCATGGTTGCCCGTGGTGACCTGGCTGTTGAAGTGGGCGACGCTGCCGTGCCGGCCCTGCAAAAGAAGATGATCAAGGCTGCCCGCCGCAAGAACAAGCTGACCATTACTGCCACGCAGATGATGGAGTCCATGATTTCCAGCCCGGTGCCGACCCGTGCGGAAGTCTCTGACGTCGCCAACGCGGTACTGGATGGCACCGACGCCGTGATGTTGTCGGCCGAATCGGCCAGCGGCAAGTTCCCGGTTGAAACCGTGGAAGCCATGGCACGTATCTGTCTTGAGGCAGAGAAATCCCAGGATACCCGCATCAGCGATGAAGTTCTCAAGCAAGGCGACTTCACCCGTATCGACCAGTCTGTGGCCATGGCTGCGCTGTTTGCTGCCGGTCACCTCAAGGTCAAAGCCATTGCCGCGCTGACCCAGTCGGGCGCTTCGGCGCTGTGGCTGTCGCGCTTCATCAGCGGCGTGCCGGTGTATGCCCTGACCCCGGAAGCCGACACCTACGCGCGTCTGGCGCTGTTCCGTGACGTCTACCCGTTCATCATGTCGTACGAAAACGCCAATCAGGAAGCATTGCTGATTCGTGCCGAGCTGGAACTGATCCAGCGTGGCGTGGTCCAGCAGGGCGATCTGGTGGTGTTCACTTATGGCGATGTGGTTGGCCTGGGTGGTAGCACCAACAGCCTGAAGATCGTGAAGGTGGGCGAGCGCCGTACCCGCTAA
- a CDS encoding prolyl oligopeptidase family serine peptidase yields the protein MASQGWQRRDVLKILGAMPLLTSLPTWAAIARPPAARVKPVTEVLWGQHITDPYRWMENTASPEWQQWLKGQAQYARQVLDGIPGRAALALRLSELSAGAEAPEAIIPAAGRLFYSKRPKNGSNFKLFMRNDGDATEHLLIDPTTIQIEGSHAALDWWLPSPNGKYVVYGISKAGSENSVLRVLEIETHTDLPEEIDRTHQAGPSWLPDSSGFFYNRFAPGRQPTDLNYQQDSANWLHKLGTPVSSDQRMLAGQQWPGVDVDPIEFPFIQTDPASDYVLAASMGGVRLANPWYCAKLADVLAGNPGWRKVCDVGDDVNNVIQRGDRLYMLSTHGAAQNGQILSTSAAAPDIKAAEVVRPAGDVVVSAMTLARDGLYLQLMDGGYNTLIRIDDAGQSLEIKLPYEGSVDGLSTLSTMDGAWFLGSSWLVPPTVFRYDPATGQTSDTGLVSQPDVDLSPYEAHRTFAIARDGTRVPLSIVSKKGLKRDGKNPTRVEAYGSYQIVSSPYFSTRFISFLEQGGVMAAAHVRGGGEYGKRWWQAGKGPNKPNTWRDLIDCCKSLIKDGWTDPQHLAIEGGSAGGITVGRAMTEAPELFAVVVSDVGSSNPVRMEFSPNGPDNIDEFGSIKTAAGFKDLLAMDSTQHVKNGVRYPAVLLTTGVNDPRVAPWEVSKMAARLQKATTSGKPVILSVDYDAGHGLGSSRKQIDEQMADEYAFIFWQTGVKAFQPRKG from the coding sequence ATGGCAAGTCAAGGCTGGCAGCGTAGAGACGTTCTGAAAATCCTGGGCGCGATGCCTTTGCTGACCAGTTTGCCGACGTGGGCCGCCATTGCGCGGCCGCCTGCGGCGCGGGTCAAGCCGGTGACTGAAGTCTTGTGGGGTCAGCACATCACCGACCCGTACCGCTGGATGGAAAACACCGCCTCCCCGGAATGGCAACAGTGGTTGAAGGGTCAGGCGCAATACGCGCGGCAGGTGCTGGATGGGATTCCGGGCCGGGCGGCGCTGGCGCTGCGTTTATCTGAACTATCCGCGGGGGCGGAAGCGCCTGAAGCGATCATTCCTGCGGCAGGCCGGCTTTTTTATTCCAAGCGCCCCAAAAACGGCAGTAACTTCAAACTGTTCATGCGCAATGACGGGGACGCCACCGAGCATTTGCTGATTGACCCGACCACCATCCAGATTGAAGGCTCGCACGCGGCGCTGGACTGGTGGCTGCCCTCCCCCAACGGCAAATACGTGGTCTATGGCATTTCCAAAGCCGGTTCAGAAAATTCTGTGCTGCGCGTGCTGGAGATCGAGACCCACACCGATCTGCCGGAAGAAATAGACCGCACGCACCAGGCCGGCCCCAGCTGGTTGCCCGACAGCAGCGGCTTTTTCTATAACCGCTTTGCGCCAGGTCGCCAGCCCACTGATCTGAACTACCAGCAAGACAGCGCCAACTGGCTGCACAAACTGGGCACGCCCGTCAGCAGCGATCAACGCATGCTGGCTGGCCAGCAATGGCCGGGGGTGGATGTGGACCCGATCGAGTTCCCGTTCATTCAGACTGATCCGGCCTCTGACTATGTACTAGCGGCGTCGATGGGGGGTGTGCGCCTGGCCAATCCCTGGTACTGCGCAAAACTGGCAGATGTGCTGGCTGGCAACCCGGGCTGGCGCAAGGTCTGCGATGTCGGCGACGACGTGAACAACGTGATCCAGCGCGGTGATCGACTGTATATGCTGAGCACGCACGGTGCGGCGCAGAACGGCCAGATTCTCAGCACCAGCGCAGCAGCGCCGGATATCAAGGCCGCCGAGGTTGTCCGCCCCGCTGGCGATGTGGTTGTCAGCGCCATGACCCTGGCGCGGGATGGCCTGTATCTGCAATTGATGGATGGCGGTTACAACACCCTGATCCGCATTGATGATGCCGGCCAGAGTCTGGAAATCAAGCTGCCGTACGAGGGCTCGGTTGATGGCCTGAGTACACTCTCAACCATGGATGGCGCGTGGTTTCTCGGCTCCAGCTGGCTGGTGCCCCCCACCGTGTTCCGTTACGACCCCGCGACGGGCCAGACCAGCGATACCGGCCTCGTATCGCAGCCGGATGTCGATCTCTCGCCTTATGAGGCCCACCGCACCTTTGCCATCGCCCGCGACGGCACGCGCGTGCCGCTGTCGATCGTGTCGAAAAAGGGTCTGAAGCGCGATGGCAAGAACCCGACGCGGGTAGAGGCTTATGGCTCTTACCAGATCGTCAGTTCGCCGTATTTCTCTACCCGGTTTATCTCTTTCCTGGAGCAAGGCGGCGTGATGGCGGCCGCGCATGTGCGTGGCGGTGGCGAGTACGGCAAACGCTGGTGGCAAGCCGGCAAGGGCCCCAACAAACCCAATACCTGGCGCGATCTGATCGATTGCTGCAAAAGCCTGATCAAGGATGGCTGGACAGACCCGCAGCATCTGGCGATTGAGGGTGGCTCTGCCGGTGGCATTACAGTGGGCAGAGCAATGACCGAAGCACCGGAGCTGTTTGCCGTGGTGGTGTCTGATGTCGGCTCATCCAATCCCGTGCGGATGGAGTTCTCGCCCAACGGGCCGGACAATATCGACGAATTTGGCAGCATCAAAACCGCAGCCGGTTTCAAGGACTTGCTGGCCATGGATTCCACCCAGCATGTGAAAAACGGCGTCAGATACCCGGCGGTGCTGCTGACCACGGGTGTGAATGATCCACGCGTGGCACCGTGGGAAGTCAGCAAGATGGCGGCGCGCCTGCAAAAAGCGACAACCTCCGGCAAGCCGGTCATTCTGAGTGTGGATTACGATGCCGGCCATGGCCTGGGGTCGTCGCGCAAACAGATTGATGAGCAAATGGCCGACGAATACGCCTTTATCTTCTGGCAGACCGGCGTGAAGGCGTTCCAGCCACGCAAAGGTTGA
- the arsC gene encoding arsenate reductase (glutaredoxin) (This arsenate reductase requires both glutathione and glutaredoxin to convert arsenate to arsenite, after which the efflux transporter formed by ArsA and ArsB can extrude the arsenite from the cell, providing resistance.), which produces MTVTIYHNPSCGTSRNTLALIRNAGIEPEVILYLQTPPDRAQLTALLAAMDMTPRALLRKKGEVYESLQLDNPALGDDPLLDAMLAHPILIERPIVVTPLGTRLCRPSERVLDILPAAQQGPFAKEDGEVVIDADGRRVAPKA; this is translated from the coding sequence ATGACCGTCACCATTTATCACAACCCGTCCTGCGGTACCTCACGCAATACGCTGGCGCTGATCCGCAACGCCGGGATCGAACCCGAAGTGATCCTGTACCTGCAAACCCCGCCGGACCGCGCCCAGTTGACTGCGCTGCTGGCCGCCATGGACATGACACCGCGCGCCTTGCTGCGCAAAAAGGGTGAGGTGTACGAATCGCTGCAACTGGACAACCCGGCCCTTGGCGACGACCCATTGCTGGACGCCATGCTGGCGCACCCGATCCTGATTGAACGGCCGATTGTGGTCACACCGCTGGGCACGCGGCTGTGCCGGCCCTCTGAACGCGTGCTTGATATCCTGCCCGCCGCGCAACAAGGGCCGTTTGCCAAAGAAGATGGCGAAGTGGTCATCGACGCCGACGGCCGCCGCGTGGCCCCTAAAGCTTGA
- a CDS encoding methylated-DNA--[protein]-cysteine S-methyltransferase, whose protein sequence is MGQHGPIARHTFATRLGTMIACATDRGLCLLEFIERPTLAKEYADLSRLLTAPVIDAPHDYTREAEQQINAWFAGQRLDFDLPLDMPGTAFQQQVWQALLALPFGSTASYQQQAERIGRPDAARAVGAANGQNRLAVIVPCHRVFAKNGNLTGYGGGIERKRWLLAHEASGLARQQIQR, encoded by the coding sequence ATGGGTCAGCACGGGCCGATTGCGCGTCACACCTTTGCAACCCGTCTGGGCACGATGATCGCCTGCGCGACCGACCGCGGTTTGTGCTTGCTGGAATTCATCGAGCGCCCGACGCTGGCCAAAGAATACGCGGACCTGAGCCGCCTGCTGACCGCACCGGTGATCGACGCCCCGCACGACTACACGCGAGAAGCAGAACAGCAGATCAACGCCTGGTTTGCCGGCCAGCGGCTGGACTTTGATCTGCCGCTGGATATGCCTGGCACCGCGTTTCAGCAGCAGGTCTGGCAAGCCCTGCTGGCCCTGCCCTTTGGCAGCACGGCCAGTTATCAGCAACAGGCCGAACGGATCGGCCGGCCCGATGCCGCCCGTGCAGTGGGCGCCGCCAACGGGCAGAATCGGCTGGCGGTGATCGTGCCTTGCCACCGGGTGTTTGCCAAAAATGGCAATCTGACCGGCTATGGCGGCGGTATTGAACGCAAACGCTGGTTGCTGGCGCACGAGGCAAGCGGCCTGGCGCGCCAGCAAATTCAGCGCTGA
- a CDS encoding DMT family transporter: MNIRTLSWAAPMTFFVLLWSSAPLFTRWGLNHASVMALLALRFALALGALLVLGWRDRRWLPAPGTRWRVAGGGLLMMSCYSVCYFQAMAHGMTPGVLATVLGTQPVLTLLVTERHFAPARLAGLLLALSGLALVVWQSLIVAHLSAAGVVFSLGALACMTLGALVQSRVKQSPGVVLPLQCAMSLGVCLILGAVQPMHVQWHWTVLVSVLWLGLVVSVGAQMLLYRMMASGNLVNVTSLFYLVPVVTALLDYLVLGNALTGWAMLGMGIIIAGLLVVFRVKKPGG, encoded by the coding sequence ATGAATATCCGTACTTTGTCCTGGGCCGCGCCCATGACTTTCTTTGTGCTGCTCTGGAGCAGTGCACCCCTGTTTACCCGTTGGGGGCTGAATCATGCCTCTGTGATGGCCTTGCTGGCGCTGCGTTTTGCGCTGGCGCTGGGCGCTTTGCTGGTACTGGGCTGGCGCGACAGGCGCTGGCTGCCGGCGCCAGGCACGCGCTGGCGGGTAGCCGGTGGCGGCTTGCTGATGATGAGCTGCTACTCGGTATGTTATTTCCAGGCCATGGCCCACGGTATGACGCCCGGGGTGCTGGCCACCGTGCTGGGCACGCAACCCGTGCTGACTTTGCTGGTGACCGAACGGCATTTTGCGCCGGCACGGCTGGCCGGCTTGCTGCTGGCACTGTCCGGGCTGGCGCTGGTGGTGTGGCAAAGCCTTATCGTGGCGCACTTGTCTGCGGCGGGCGTGGTGTTTTCACTGGGCGCGCTGGCATGCATGACCCTGGGTGCGCTGGTGCAAAGCCGGGTCAAGCAATCGCCGGGTGTGGTACTGCCCTTGCAATGCGCCATGAGCCTTGGCGTGTGCCTGATACTGGGTGCCGTCCAGCCCATGCATGTTCAATGGCACTGGACGGTGCTGGTCTCGGTGCTGTGGTTGGGGCTGGTGGTATCGGTCGGGGCGCAGATGCTGTTGTACCGCATGATGGCCAGCGGCAATCTGGTGAACGTGACCAGCCTGTTTTATCTGGTGCCCGTGGTGACTGCATTGCTGGATTACCTGGTGCTGGGTAATGCGCTCACCGGATGGGCCATGCTGGGCATGGGCATCATCATTGCCGGTTTGCTGGTGGTGTTCCGGGTGAAAAAGCCGGGCGGTTGA
- a CDS encoding NarK family nitrate/nitrite MFS transporter, producing MAHRITRWEPNNPAFWESEGERVAKRNLWISIPCLLLAFSTWVVWSVVVLKMPQVGFHYTKNQLFMLTALPNLSGATLRIFYSFMPSLIGGRKWTTLSTASLLIPSIWLGFALQDPNTPFSVMLIIALLCGFGGGNFSSSMANIAWFFPKERKGWANGMNAGLGNLGVSVMQFLVPIVITMGIFGALGGQPQTYTQNGAEHQMWLQNAGFIWVPLVIAATLAAWFGMNDLAVAEATVAEQAVIFKRLDNWLMCWLYLGTFGSFIGFSAGFALLTKTQFPEINVTDYAFIGPLIGAIIRPVGGTVSDKLGGGARVTMWVFVLMAAAIFGVLSFLPHTGADGNPVGGSFWGFFLMFQALFLLSGIGNGSTYKMIPVIFPRLAKKAAEGKDEAAQKKALLDGAVEAAAAGGFISAIGAYGGYFIPQSFGVSMDATGSAEAALYAFIVFYITCVLLCWWRYARKGAAMPC from the coding sequence GTGGCACACCGGATCACGCGATGGGAACCCAACAACCCCGCCTTCTGGGAAAGCGAAGGCGAACGCGTTGCCAAGCGCAATTTGTGGATATCCATCCCCTGTCTGTTGCTGGCGTTTTCCACCTGGGTGGTGTGGAGCGTGGTGGTCCTGAAAATGCCGCAAGTGGGCTTTCACTACACCAAAAACCAGCTGTTCATGCTGACTGCCCTGCCCAATCTGTCTGGCGCCACGCTACGGATTTTCTACAGCTTTATGCCCTCGCTCATTGGCGGGCGCAAGTGGACCACCCTCTCCACCGCCAGTTTGCTGATCCCCTCGATCTGGCTGGGTTTTGCGCTGCAAGATCCGAACACGCCGTTCTCGGTCATGTTGATCATTGCGCTGTTGTGCGGCTTTGGCGGCGGCAATTTCTCCAGTTCCATGGCCAACATTGCGTGGTTTTTCCCCAAAGAGCGCAAAGGCTGGGCCAATGGCATGAATGCGGGCCTGGGTAATCTGGGGGTGTCGGTCATGCAGTTTCTGGTGCCCATTGTCATCACCATGGGCATCTTTGGCGCGCTGGGCGGCCAGCCGCAAACGTATACCCAGAACGGCGCCGAGCATCAGATGTGGCTGCAGAACGCCGGTTTCATCTGGGTACCGCTGGTGATTGCCGCCACGCTGGCGGCCTGGTTCGGCATGAATGATCTGGCCGTGGCAGAAGCCACGGTGGCTGAGCAAGCGGTCATTTTCAAACGGCTGGATAACTGGCTGATGTGCTGGTTGTATCTGGGTACGTTCGGCAGCTTTATCGGCTTTTCCGCTGGCTTTGCCTTGCTGACCAAAACCCAGTTCCCCGAGATCAACGTCACCGACTACGCCTTTATCGGCCCCTTGATCGGCGCCATTATCCGCCCGGTGGGCGGCACGGTGTCCGACAAACTGGGCGGCGGCGCGCGCGTGACCATGTGGGTGTTTGTGCTGATGGCCGCCGCCATTTTTGGCGTGCTGTCTTTCCTGCCGCACACCGGGGCCGATGGCAACCCGGTCGGTGGCAGTTTCTGGGGTTTTTTCCTGATGTTCCAGGCGCTGTTCCTGCTCTCTGGCATTGGCAATGGTTCGACCTACAAGATGATCCCGGTGATCTTTCCGCGCCTGGCCAAAAAAGCGGCCGAAGGCAAAGACGAAGCCGCGCAGAAAAAAGCCTTGCTGGATGGTGCAGTCGAAGCGGCCGCTGCCGGCGGGTTTATCAGCGCGATCGGCGCGTATGGCGGGTATTTCATCCCGCAAAGTTTCGGGGTGTCGATGGATGCCACCGGCTCGGCCGAAGCAGCCCTTTACGCCTTCATCGTGTTCTACATCACCTGCGTGTTGCTGTGCTGGTGGCGCTACGCCCGCAAGGGCGCAGCCATGCCGTGCTGA